TAGTGAGCAGGGTAGGTTCTGAAAGCGCCAATCTCCACCTTGCCGGCGTTGATGGTGCGGTCAGGGTCAATGACAACAGCCAGAAAGGGATCTTGGAACTGCTGCTGCATGGCCTCTGTGTCCACATCGATACCACTGAGCCAGCATCCGTAGCCGGGGTGGCTGTGGTACCAGCCCACCACGTTCTCCTGGCGGCCCTGCGCTCGGCAAAGGTCGAGGTATTCAACCAGATATTCGTTTGCCTCTTCCTGGGCGTTGACTCGTGTCTCTGTTCCTTCGACGGGAAGGCGGAACGCATCGGTGACGACAAAAGTGTCCTGATCAATGTAGCCCTGCATCAGACCCATGACTTCGAGATTACCGCCAGAGCGTGCGTGCATGGTCATCTTGATAAGAGCGGTGGCGCTGATTCGGACATGTTTGAAGTAGTTTGGATCCTTAGTCCACGGTTTGGCATCGGCGATGGTCTTCTGAGCTGCGGCATCGTAGTTGTAGAGAGCGTCGCGTTTGGGATCGATTAACTGGACATTATTGTCCAGCTCTGTCGCATGTGTCAGTACCGTTTAAGAGCCGAGAGGGGGTTTTTGGAGCATACCCCACGCTTTCAGAGCCGATGCCTCCATCGTGACAACCCCAGGTCCTTCCTGGGTATGGCGAGTGATGGAGATGCAGAGGACgagttgatgttggtgatctAGGCAGTCGACCGAGCCAAGAGCGGGGCTCTTCCTGCTGGGCTTATCGATAAGAGCTCGGTGCTCCACCTAAAGCTGACATCTTATCACCATTGGAACTCTACAACCAGCTCATCAATCTTACAAGCACATTGATCATTACTTGAATTCTTGATTGAACAAAACAACTTAATTAAACTACTAAGACTCATAAAATGTCATCCAGAGAAGCCAAAAATTACGCAACATGACTTAAACCGCACTCCCCGGGGCAGCGGTATTGACCGGAACAGAAGAGTACACTGGACGCTGAATTCCAAGGCGGAACCGGGGCACTCTGTCCATGCGGTTCAAAGCGGTAGTGGGCATCCTCAGTACCGTCTCGCGGTACATGGTCTGCGTCTCCCACTCATATGAGCATCCGATGGCTCGCTGCATACCACCCTCAGAGGCACAGAACATGAGAGTCACGGGGGGTCTGACGGCCTCGAAGAGGGTCAGCTCCATGTTGTAGGTGTCGACAAGGGTAAAGATCTGGAACATGTCAGCTATAATGGCACAGAAATTGGGGGTTTGGCTTCTTACCCTCTTTTCACCTGGGCGGGCATTCTTGGCCGCCTCAACCTTCATTCGGATCTCGGGATCCCTGCAAGGGTCAATACCAACACGCTCGCCATACCCATTGACGACGCTTCGGCTCAGGGGGCTTCCATGGGTGCTCCAGGAGAATCGCCCAAAATtgccgccaaagatggcacGCTCAATGGTTGGGGAGTTGAGGTGGCCCTCAAAGCCAAACATCTCAGCCTGCGTGTCGGC
This Fusarium keratoplasticum isolate Fu6.1 chromosome 6, whole genome shotgun sequence DNA region includes the following protein-coding sequences:
- a CDS encoding COP9 signalosome complex subunit 5, translated to MEASALKAWELDNNVQLIDPKRDALYNYDAAAQKTIADAKPWTKDPNYFKHVRISATALIKMTMHARSGGNLEVMGLMQGYIDQDTFVVTDAFRLPVEGTETRVNAQEEANEYLVEYLDLCRAQGRQENVVGWYHSHPGYGCWLSGIDVDTEAMQQQFQDPFLAVVIDPDRTINAGKVEIGAFRTYPAHYKADPVGGTTADGFQAVPLAKAAEFGAHSSRYYSLEVSHFKSSLDAHLLELLWHKYWVQTLSQNPLLTNRDYGNKQVLDLSSKIKEATMGIARNQAAQSMMMRSGAKNTDKAVEKLAKDANLIATKERSGLIASQVKASVFNGLGSKENPTS